The Candidatus Gracilibacteria bacterium genome window below encodes:
- a CDS encoding 5'-3' exonuclease H3TH domain-containing protein codes for MRRELIIIDGFNLIFRVFYAVPGMHTKDGKPANALFGYTRALMKLLQTDAAYIVIAFDSGGETFRSEVDENYKAHRDGMPSDLISQMDAIFEVTDLLQIPWMAAPGFEADDIIGTLVRKHEKTMEKIRIVSSDKDLFQFVGGNAYVYDAMKDKEYGLEEVIKKFEIQPSQIVDYLALIGDTSDNIPGVKGIGPKTAIKLLKDYKTLDTILENLSKLSPKLQAMIADGESAKKSQFLATIRTDVPLSVDMVDLAREHSNITYTPELVGFLQQYEFRSLLPHQHEAQNHTFTLKKETVMITADVVQKLLTRIESGENYSFATSGGRDIETYGIAFSSEEIYEGNGSDAWSKELLKSLTEHPYNMTTYDWKTSLRRILFSLKK; via the coding sequence ATGCGTCGAGAATTGATTATCATTGATGGATTTAACCTGATTTTTCGGGTATTTTACGCTGTGCCAGGCATGCATACCAAGGATGGGAAACCAGCAAATGCACTCTTTGGATATACACGGGCTCTGATGAAACTCTTGCAAACCGATGCCGCGTATATCGTTATTGCTTTTGATAGTGGATGAGAGACATTTCGAAGTGAAGTTGACGAAAATTACAAGGCCCATCGTGATGGTATGCCTTCAGACCTTATAAGTCAGATGGATGCCATCTTCGAGGTAACAGACCTTCTCCAAATACCATGGATGGCAGCGCCTGGCTTTGAAGCGGATGATATCATCGGAACACTCGTACGAAAACATGAAAAAACAATGGAAAAGATTCGTATTGTCTCCTCTGATAAAGATCTCTTTCAATTTGTCGGTGGTAACGCCTACGTATATGATGCTATGAAGGATAAGGAGTATGGGCTCGAAGAAGTGATTAAAAAATTTGAAATACAACCATCACAAATAGTCGACTATCTCGCACTTATTGGTGACACATCTGATAATATCCCTGGAGTAAAATGAATCGGTCCAAAAACAGCAATAAAGCTTCTCAAAGACTATAAAACGCTCGATACTATTCTCGAAAATCTGAGCAAACTCTCTCCAAAACTTCAAGCTATGATTGCCGATGGTGAAAGCGCTAAAAAAAGCCAGTTTTTGGCAACCATACGGACCGATGTGCCACTTTCAGTGGACATGGTCGATCTCGCTCGAGAACACTCTAATATTACCTATACTCCGGAGTTGGTTGGATTTCTTCAACAGTATGAATTCCGCTCACTTCTACCACATCAACACGAAGCACAAAATCATACATTCACACTCAAAAAAGAAACCGTGATGATAACTGCAGACGTTGTGCAGAAACTACTCACGAGAATAGAATCAGGAGAAAACTATTCATTTGCAACCAGTGGAGGACGTGATATTGAAACATACGGGATTGCTTTCTCAAGCGAAGAAATCTATGAAGGGAATGGGAGTGATGCTTGGTCAAAAGAACTCCTGAAAAGTCTCACAGAACATCCATATAATATGACAACGTATGACTGGAAGACATCGCTGAGACGAATACTTTTTTCACTCAAAAAATAA